From Haloarcula sp. CBA1127, a single genomic window includes:
- a CDS encoding RNA methyltransferase: MISVAVVDAETPGNVGTIARSMKNFGLSELLLVDPPELDPDGEAYGFAGQARDDILPNARTVTFDDIVENYHTVACTATTNEDPANHVRYPATTPADLADSLQDVEGDICVVFGRERVGLSNDELARLDVICSIPASASYPVLNLGQAATIVLYELRELTVAETQHPEELHTLAETPAVEGLHEEFDRFLGAIGHPEEKQHKARRLFRRVLGRAQPTGRETKTLRGLFRQARQRIERAEDD, encoded by the coding sequence ATGATATCGGTCGCCGTCGTCGACGCGGAGACGCCGGGCAACGTCGGCACCATCGCCCGGTCGATGAAGAACTTCGGCCTGTCGGAACTGCTGCTTGTCGACCCGCCGGAGCTAGACCCAGACGGCGAAGCGTATGGCTTTGCTGGCCAGGCCCGTGACGACATCCTGCCGAACGCCCGGACGGTGACGTTCGACGACATCGTCGAGAACTACCACACCGTTGCCTGCACGGCGACGACGAACGAGGACCCCGCCAACCACGTCCGGTATCCGGCGACGACCCCGGCCGACCTGGCCGACTCGCTTCAGGATGTCGAGGGCGACATCTGCGTCGTCTTCGGCCGCGAACGGGTCGGGCTCTCGAACGACGAACTCGCACGGCTGGACGTCATCTGCTCTATCCCGGCCAGCGCGTCGTATCCGGTGTTGAACCTCGGCCAGGCGGCTACAATCGTTCTCTATGAACTGCGTGAGCTAACTGTCGCCGAGACCCAGCACCCCGAGGAACTGCATACGCTCGCCGAGACGCCGGCGGTCGAGGGCCTACACGAGGAGTTCGACCGATTCCTCGGCGCTATCGGTCACCCCGAAGAAAAACAGCACAAGGCTCGACGACTGTTCCGGCGGGTGCTCGGGCGTGCACAACCGACCGGTCGGGAGACCAAGACGCTTCGCGGTCTGTTTCGGCAAGCCCGACAGCGAATCGAGCGTGCCGAAGACGACTGA
- a CDS encoding bacterio-opsin activator domain-containing protein: MVPSVMDGHDIPALYGPAMDTLPLMFAIVDEYGVILSTNETWNEFGRANGTELTPNTLGANYLDIADMADDATGQQAADGIRAVLAGDQSSFELEYPCHTPSANRWFRLCAAPFTIDGARYASIAHIDITARKQRESVLEAAYDICTDANQTFTEQLDGLLELGCETLDTSFGTLSRVHGDEYVFEAVTSPATADLEAGSTTSIEDLPNCRHVVEHREPLAISDVAADAPDLADPEWGIANYIGAPVIVDGAVYGTFCFYGLEPRETVFTQWDLTFVRLLSDWAGYELERQRHTEQRSALNTALPDPSFIIDAEGRFLDCLTDPETMVTVDDTDTLVGQTLHEFLPHDTADSLLATVRAALRTESFQSVEYKLQASSGKRWFEARVAPLESRAYALDTVIFVARDITAHRDREAELERQRDELKQAQRLNVLGREIAKALQDTQTREEIESAVCAHLTESDLYQAVWAGSRGSATTITPSAAAGIDTATPERVSPGEHSLAIDAIDTGEVQVVEDIADVSTHSEAETDQPLFATHSAVAAVPLTTGETTYGVLMVYASTDATIGCRESDILADLGRLIALSIQRVHSQRSLLAATTVELEFLTPESDDVFATLSAMLDCSFTLERRVPTSSGNCLHYVRVSGVDTDQAYQALTETPSVESCTVVETAAENQVPLLEVALGEISASPLDTLTDYGGAVRRAVAADGDLRFAAEMAPDIEIRAVVEAIRETAPGTELRSKQYVDQPVSTATDFQTRIRDRLTPKQAAALKTAYARGYYDWPRGSSAEELAATLDISAPTLHYRLRKAHDAVIGSLFESGTGSEKLD; the protein is encoded by the coding sequence ATGGTCCCAAGTGTCATGGATGGCCATGATATCCCAGCCCTGTACGGGCCAGCCATGGATACACTACCACTCATGTTTGCGATCGTAGACGAGTACGGGGTGATCCTCTCGACGAACGAGACATGGAACGAGTTCGGCCGGGCAAACGGAACAGAGCTGACACCGAATACGCTCGGCGCGAACTACCTCGACATCGCTGACATGGCTGACGACGCGACCGGGCAACAGGCAGCCGACGGGATAAGAGCCGTCCTCGCCGGCGACCAGTCCTCGTTTGAACTCGAATACCCATGTCACACCCCGTCGGCGAATCGGTGGTTCCGGTTGTGCGCCGCTCCGTTCACCATCGATGGGGCGAGGTACGCGTCCATCGCACATATCGACATCACGGCCCGGAAGCAACGAGAGTCAGTGCTCGAAGCGGCCTACGATATCTGTACCGACGCGAACCAGACGTTCACAGAACAGCTCGACGGGCTGTTAGAACTCGGCTGTGAGACGCTCGATACGTCGTTCGGGACGCTCTCCCGGGTCCACGGCGACGAGTACGTGTTCGAGGCAGTCACTTCACCGGCGACTGCCGACCTCGAAGCCGGCAGCACGACCAGCATCGAGGACCTCCCGAACTGCAGACACGTCGTCGAACACCGCGAACCCCTCGCAATCAGCGACGTTGCTGCGGACGCGCCGGACCTCGCTGACCCGGAGTGGGGAATCGCGAACTACATCGGTGCGCCTGTCATCGTCGACGGGGCCGTGTACGGAACGTTCTGCTTCTACGGGCTGGAACCACGCGAGACAGTGTTCACGCAGTGGGACCTGACGTTCGTCCGGTTGCTCTCGGACTGGGCAGGCTACGAACTCGAACGACAGCGCCACACGGAACAGCGAAGTGCGTTGAATACTGCCCTCCCAGACCCCAGTTTCATCATCGACGCAGAAGGGCGATTTCTCGACTGTCTGACCGACCCTGAGACGATGGTGACGGTCGACGATACGGACACGCTTGTCGGCCAGACGCTACACGAGTTTCTTCCCCACGACACCGCTGATTCGCTCCTGGCGACCGTTCGTGCAGCCCTGCGGACCGAGTCGTTCCAGTCCGTAGAGTACAAACTGCAGGCTTCCAGTGGCAAGCGATGGTTCGAAGCACGGGTCGCACCGCTGGAAAGCCGCGCGTACGCCCTCGATACAGTCATCTTCGTTGCTCGAGACATCACCGCTCACAGAGACCGCGAGGCCGAACTCGAACGACAGCGTGATGAACTCAAACAGGCACAGCGGCTCAACGTGCTGGGCAGAGAGATCGCGAAGGCGCTACAGGACACACAGACACGTGAGGAAATCGAATCAGCAGTGTGTGCGCATCTCACCGAATCGGACCTGTACCAGGCCGTGTGGGCCGGAAGCCGCGGGAGTGCTACGACAATAACGCCGAGTGCCGCCGCTGGAATTGACACGGCAACGCCGGAGCGGGTTTCGCCCGGTGAGCACAGCCTCGCCATCGACGCCATCGACACCGGCGAGGTTCAGGTCGTCGAGGATATCGCCGACGTATCGACGCACTCAGAGGCCGAGACGGACCAGCCACTGTTCGCGACCCACTCTGCCGTTGCAGCAGTTCCCCTGACAACTGGTGAGACCACGTACGGCGTGTTGATGGTGTACGCATCGACCGACGCCACGATTGGCTGTCGTGAATCAGACATCCTGGCCGATCTGGGGCGACTTATCGCGCTGTCTATCCAGCGTGTCCACAGCCAGCGGTCACTGCTGGCGGCAACGACTGTGGAGCTAGAGTTCCTGACGCCGGAGTCCGACGACGTTTTCGCCACCCTCTCCGCGATGCTCGACTGTTCGTTCACGCTCGAGCGGCGCGTCCCAACCAGTTCCGGAAACTGCCTCCACTATGTTCGCGTGAGCGGTGTGGACACCGACCAGGCATATCAGGCGCTCACTGAGACGCCGTCTGTCGAGTCCTGTACTGTCGTCGAGACGGCGGCGGAGAACCAAGTTCCCCTGCTCGAAGTCGCGCTCGGCGAGATATCCGCCTCGCCGCTTGACACGCTCACGGACTACGGCGGGGCCGTTCGGCGGGCCGTCGCAGCGGACGGCGACCTGCGGTTCGCAGCGGAGATGGCGCCGGATATCGAGATTCGCGCCGTCGTCGAGGCGATCCGGGAGACAGCGCCCGGGACAGAACTGCGGAGCAAGCAGTACGTCGACCAGCCGGTTTCGACGGCCACTGACTTCCAGACACGGATACGCGACCGGCTGACGCCGAAACAGGCCGCCGCGCTCAAGACTGCCTATGCACGCGGCTACTACGACTGGCCGCGAGGGAGCTCCGCGGAGGAACTGGCTGCGACACTCGACATTTCCGCGCCGACCTTGCACTACCGGTTGCGGAAGGCCCACGACGCCGTCATCGGTTCGCTGTTTGAATCTGGCACCGGGTCTGAGAAGCTCGACTGA
- a CDS encoding transcription initiation factor IIB family protein produces MERPTRQRDSEQEEREEESESTGQQTCPECESESISSDGGGELVCEDCGLVIEDENIDRGPEWRAFNHSERQSKSRVGAPTTQTMHDKGLTTQIDWKDKDAYGRSLSSEKRSQMHRLRKWQERIRTKDAGERNLQFALSEIDRMASALGVPRSVREVASVIYRRALNEDLIRGRSIEGVATACLYAACRQEGIPRSLEEVSDVSRVEQKEIGRTYRYVAQELELKMEPVDPKQYVPRFASELELSEEVQSKANEIIDTTAEQGLLSGKSPTGYAAAAIYAASLLCNEKKTQREVADVAQVTEVTIRNRYQEQIEAMGIH; encoded by the coding sequence ATGGAACGGCCGACGCGCCAGCGGGATTCTGAACAGGAGGAACGCGAGGAGGAGTCCGAGAGCACGGGCCAGCAGACCTGCCCCGAGTGTGAGTCGGAGTCCATATCTAGCGACGGCGGTGGTGAACTCGTCTGCGAGGACTGTGGCCTCGTCATCGAAGACGAGAACATCGACCGCGGGCCGGAGTGGCGGGCGTTCAATCACTCCGAACGCCAGTCCAAGTCACGCGTCGGAGCCCCCACGACCCAGACGATGCACGACAAGGGGCTGACCACACAGATCGACTGGAAGGACAAGGACGCCTACGGTCGGTCACTCTCCTCGGAGAAGCGGAGCCAGATGCACCGCCTCCGGAAGTGGCAGGAGCGCATCCGAACCAAAGATGCCGGCGAACGGAACCTGCAGTTTGCGCTGTCGGAGATCGACCGCATGGCCAGCGCGCTCGGCGTCCCTCGGTCGGTTCGAGAGGTGGCCTCAGTCATCTACCGACGGGCGCTCAACGAGGACCTCATTCGCGGTCGCTCCATCGAGGGCGTCGCCACGGCCTGCCTGTACGCGGCCTGTCGACAGGAAGGCATCCCGCGCAGTCTGGAGGAGGTCTCGGACGTTTCCCGGGTCGAACAGAAGGAGATCGGGCGGACGTATCGGTACGTCGCCCAAGAACTCGAACTGAAGATGGAGCCGGTCGACCCCAAGCAGTACGTCCCGCGCTTTGCCTCCGAACTGGAACTCTCCGAAGAGGTCCAGTCCAAGGCCAACGAGATCATCGACACGACCGCCGAGCAGGGCCTGCTCTCGGGGAAATCACCCACCGGCTACGCCGCCGCGGCCATCTACGCCGCCTCGCTGCTGTGCAACGAGAAGAAGACCCAGCGCGAGGTCGCCGACGTGGCGCAGGTGACAGAGGTCACCATCCGGAACCGGTATCAGGAGCAGATCGAAGCGATGGGCATCCACTGA
- the sop2 gene encoding sensory rhodopsin II, with translation MATITTWFTLGLLGELLGTAVLAYGYTLVPEETRKRYLLLIAIPGIAIVAYALMALGFGSIQSGGHTVYVIRYIDWLLTTPLNVWFLALLAGASREDTVKLVVLQALTIVFGFAGAVTPSPINYALFAVGAALFGGVVYLLYRNIAAAAKSTLSDIEISLYRTLRNFVVVLWMVYPVVWLLGAAGLGLMDVETATLVIVYLDVVTKVGFGVIALLAMMDLGSVGETAEEPTAVAGD, from the coding sequence ATGGCAACCATAACGACCTGGTTCACGCTGGGACTACTGGGTGAACTGCTCGGGACGGCTGTGCTGGCGTACGGCTACACGCTCGTCCCCGAAGAGACGCGGAAGCGGTACCTGCTGTTGATAGCTATTCCGGGTATTGCCATCGTCGCCTACGCCCTGATGGCGCTTGGCTTCGGTTCGATACAGAGTGGCGGCCACACGGTGTACGTGATCCGTTACATTGACTGGCTGTTGACGACGCCGCTCAACGTCTGGTTCCTGGCGCTCCTCGCCGGCGCAAGCCGGGAAGACACGGTGAAACTCGTCGTCCTGCAGGCGTTGACTATCGTCTTCGGGTTCGCCGGTGCAGTCACGCCATCGCCGATTAACTACGCGCTGTTCGCGGTCGGTGCAGCGCTGTTCGGTGGCGTCGTCTACCTCCTCTACCGGAACATTGCGGCGGCTGCGAAGTCGACCCTGTCCGACATAGAGATCAGCCTGTACCGCACGCTCCGGAACTTCGTCGTCGTCCTCTGGATGGTGTATCCGGTCGTCTGGCTACTCGGCGCGGCAGGACTGGGGCTAATGGACGTCGAAACCGCGACGCTCGTGATCGTTTATCTCGACGTGGTCACGAAAGTCGGCTTCGGCGTCATCGCCTTGCTAGCGATGATGGACCTCGGCTCAGTCGGCGAGACTGCTGAGGAGCCGACGGCGGTTGCAGGGGACTAG